GGAACCCGCAGACGCTCTTGGTCGGTTCCTGGCGGAGCACGCGCTGATGGTCGCTGGGGACTCAAAGACTCGAGCCAAGGTTCAGCCGAAGGCCAAGCGGTAGGTGAGGTTCGCCATGAAGTTTCAGTTCATCATGTTTACGGCTTGCGTGTCGATGCTGCTTGCCGCTACTTCGGATGCGCAGGGGGCCGAGCCCTCTGCCGAAGTGGTGGTGCTGCGGGGTGGATGGCTCTTTGACGGGATCGCGGATGCGCGCATACGCAATACCGGGATCGTGATTCGTGACGGAAAATTTTCCGAGGTTGGCGCCGATTTGAAGGGGCGCAAATTCCCCAAGGCGCGGGTGATCGACCTGGACGACGACGCAACCATCTTGCCCGGGATGTTCGACTTACACGCCCACTATAACCTGGACCTGGTTGACGCCGGCCGCGCAGAAGAGATGCGCAACAATGCGATGTTGTTTCTCGCCAATGGCGTGACTGCGACCTGGTCCGCGGGCGAATTCTATCCCGAGCGTGTAATCGCAGCCCGCAGTCGCATCGATCGTGGCGAAGAGGTCGGTACACGGATTTTCAATTCGGGCCCCTATTTCGGTGCCTTTCGTTGCGAGTATCAGATCGAGACCGCGGCGGATGATTGTAAAGCTTGGCCCAATGACATCACCGAAGCGGAGATTCGCCGGGAGGTGGACTATTGGGCCAAACGGGGGGTCACGAGTATCAAGATCAAGCAGTCGACTCCGGAGGAGACGCGCATCCTGATCGACCAAGCGCACAAAAATGGCATGACGGCCACGGGCCACTTGGCAAATTACAAAGACGTCTACGACGTCCACGCCCGAGACGCGATCGCGATGAAGATCGACCGCCTCGAGCACTGGATCACGCTGGAAGAAGGGGGCGAAGAGAAGTCCGAACTGTCGGAAATGATTGCCCTCTTTTTAGACCACGGGGTCTACTTCGACGCCAATTTGCAGATGTACGGCGAAGGAAAACTTCGCAACGATCCCGCTCTCGACATGGTATGGACGGATGAGGGGCGCTTCTTCACCCCGTATACCCGCAAACTCTTGAAAAAACGCGTCGCCGCCGACCCCAGTTTTGAAACGGGTCAGTCTTCGGATTTTCCGCAACGTGTCGTCGAATTCAAAGCCTTCTACGACGCCGGCGGCGGCCCGCTCATGCTGGTGGGAACCGATGAGCCGGTCTACAACCTATTGCTCCCGGCGTTTGCCTATCACCGGGAACTTTTGGCGATGGTCTGGGCCGGCATGCCTCCGGTCGCAGTCCTGAAAGCTGCGACGATCAATGGAGCCCGGGCTCTCGGCGTGGACGACCGGCTCGGCTCCATCGAGGTCGGCAAGCTTGCGGATCTATTTGTCGCAAACGGCAATCCATTGGCAGAGATCACGGCGGCGCGAGACATCCATCTGGTCATCAAGGACGGCGTCGTTTATCGCCCCGAGGATCTCTTCGCTGCTGCGGAAAATCAGATCGGACCCTCGGGCCCGGATGACCACGAAGCATGGACGCTCCGTGTTACGCCACTCGTGCGCATTAAGTTCTAGCGTGGTCCAAGTCGTCGCTGTACTGTTTGCCAACAACCTTTGAAGGCTCGGGGGGTTCGACCGATCGAACCACAAAATAGGAGCTAACAAATATGAAGACTCCCGTGATTGCTCAAAGAGCGCCAATCTCAATCGATGTTGAAGCGGGTAAGGTTTACTTCTGGTGCGCGTGTGGAAGAAGCCAGAAACAGCCATTCTGCGACGGCTCTCACAAGGGCACGGAATTTACGCCGATCAAATACGAGGCAGAGGAGGCGACAGCAGTCTTTTTCTGCTGCTGTAAGCATTCGAAGAGCGCACCAATCTGCGATGGATCTCACAAGACATTGGAGGGGCGATAACGATATCGCTCGATCGTCCGGTCGTTACTATTCACACCCGTTGTAAGGAGAGAGAGCTGTGCCCAGTATTCAAGATCGTATGATCCGCGCCGCCAAGCTGGATGCCCAGCTCTACGAGGAGGTGGAGGCGGATCAAGGGGCCATGGGGCAGGCGAGGGCCGTCGTGATCCTCTCGGCCGTGGCGGCGGGAATTGGCAATTTTTCGCAGGGGGGCATCGGCGGGATCGTGGTGCTCAGCGTTGCGGCGCTCGTCAGCTGGTATATCTGGGCTTTCCTTACCTACATGATCGGAACGCGACTCCTGCCCGAGCCAGGCACTCGCGCCGACCTGGGGGAACTGCTGCGGACCCTCGGCTTTGCGAGTGCGCCGGGTCTGATTCGGGTGCTCGGGATCGTGCCTGGTTTCACCCAGATCGTGTTCACAGTGGCGAGTATTTGGATGCTGATCGCGATGGTGATCGCGGTGCGGCAGGCCCTGGACTACGAAAGCACCCCCCGCGCGGTCGGCGTTTGCGTGATCGGCTGGATCGTGCAGGCGATCCTGCTCGTGCTCGTGTTCTCGATGATAGGGGGTGCGCCTGCCTAGTGGAAGTCATGCCTGGTTCAGCTAAGCCCGGCGACCTGGACCCGTCGGTGCGAGAGCTACACTAACGGGATGGCGACGGACTTAGACAGTGCTGGCGTGTACTTCTTGAGCGTCGAGGAGTTTGAGTGGCGGCCGGAGCACGACAACCCAGACGAACCTGCCGGAAAGAAAAAGAAGAGTCGGACCGCCGAAAGTGGACATGGCAGCAATACTACGGATGGGCAGCATGGTCCGATCGAACCGGCGGCAGGATTCTCGAGGTAGCCGTCATATGACACCTTTGGTACGCAGCCCATCGATTTCCGCCTGGGTGTAACCGTGCACTTCACGCAGGATCTCGTCGGTATGCTGGCCGAGGCTCGGTGGCGCCTGGGTGTGGCTGAGAGGGGTTTTTGAATACTTGATCGGCGAGGCGACGCCGGGGGTCGTGCCTGTCACATCGTCTTCGATTTCGATTTGCATGCCTCGGCTCCGGATCTGGGGGTCGTCGAAAACAGCACCCATCGAATTGATTGGCCCGCAAGGAACGCCCACGGCTTCCAAATCACCAATCCACTGAAGCGAAGACCTGTCACAAAAAATCGTCTGCAAGACGGGGAGCAGTTCCTCGCGATTCTTGACCCTCAACGAATTGGTTACATAGCGCTCGTCCGTCGCCAACTCTGGTTGCCCCGCCACTTCGCAGAAGCGGGCGAACTGGGCATCGTTTCCCACGGCGAGTATGACAAAGCCATCGCTCGTCGCGAAGGCGTGGTAGGGAACGATGTTCGGATGTGCATTGCCAAGTCGCCCGGGCGGCGTGCCCGTGGCGAGATAATTCGAAGCTTGGTTGGCCATCACCGCCAGCTGCACGTCGAGAAGCGCAAGGTCGATGTATTGCCCTTCGCCCTTGAGTTCGACGTGGGCGAGGGCGCCTTGAATTGCGATGACCGCATAGAGACCTGTGAAGAGATCCGCTACCGCGAGTCCGACTTTCATGGGCTCGCCCCCGGGTTCGTCGTCGGGCTGGCCCGTTACGCTCATGAGGCCTCCCATTCCCTGGATCAAGAAGTCGTATCCCGGGCGGTTGTGGTACGGGCCCGTTTGTCCAAAACCCGTGATGGAGCAATAGACGAGCCTGTGGTTCAACTTCTTGAGGGATTCGTAGTCGAGCCCGTAGCGCTCGAGCCCCCCCGGCTTGAAATTTTCGATCAGCACGTCGCTCGATTGGGCGAGTTGGTTCACGATCTCCTGGCCCTCGGGCTTTGTGAAGTCCACGGTGATGGAGCGTTTGCCACGATTTGTACACAGGAAGTAGGCGGCGTCTGTGGTACCCGCCCCATCGCCTTGCTCACCTCTTTTGACGAAGGGCGGCCCCCAGCTGCGGGTATCGTCGCCGACTCCCGGTCGCTCGACCTTGATCACGGAAGCGCCCAGGTCCGCGAGGGTCTGCGAGGCCCACGGCCCAGCGAGGATGCGACTCAGCTCGAGCACTCGGATGTGACCAAGAGGCCCTGCCATGGACTGGTTTCCTCGTCTGGACTGATGTGGAATCGCGTGGGCTGATCGAGATCGACTTCATTCGTCGCAATCGAATCAGCACAATAACCATGTCGGCTCGGATTGGCGATGGCCAACGGATTGGTCCACGAGCCAGCGTGCTATTTGCGCGCCGGTGGCTTGTTTTGCAAAATTGCGGCTTGAATTGCCTATTCTCCATGGATCCATCGTTGGAGGTTGGCGTGAGCCGGAGAGCAGGCAATCTTACACTCGTTTGTCGACTCGTATGCAGCGCTCTCGTTGCCGGGGCTTTGGTTTACTGGAACGGTGTGGCTGACGGCGACGTGTACCACTTTCTCGGCTTGGTTTTGCTTGCCCCGATTGCTGGGGTCGTCCTCATTGCAAATTCCCTGTTCTGCCTCGTTCGCTATCACGGCTGGAGGTCGGCCTCGGTTGCGCTCATCTTCATTCCTGTTGGCGCCGTGGGAATCCTTCTGGCGGTGCATTTTCTACCGCAGTTCAGGATGTGAGCGCGAATCCTGAGGCCAATGAGCGCGGTCTCGTTTCCCGACTTCCTGGGAACCCAATTTGGGGAAGCCGCCCTGTAAGTCACGCTCTGGGCGGCTGAATTTGATGGCGGCTCGGAACGGTCGAGTCCCCCTGGAAGCGACCCCCAGAAAAAATATCGATCAGCCCCACGGGGGATCAAGCCATTGGCGCAAATTTGCGACACACTCATGGAAATTCCCCCCCCAGCCGATCTCTATCCAATGCTCGAGGCCACGAAGGTGGCCCATCACGAGCAAGGCCGGGACATAGTGAATATCGGAATGATCATTGGTCGGATCGGTGACGTTGATGGGGTCGCGCTCGAAGCCGAAAAATGGATACAGGTGCTCGAGCGGCTGGGGCACCAGGTCTTCATCCTGTCTGGGCGTTTCAAGGGCCACCCGGTCCCACTCGAACGCGAGACCCACCTCCCGATCCTGTCGTTCTTCTCGCCCGAATGCGAGTGGGAACAGAACCGCGCGTTCTTCTTCCCCCCCGACGATCCCGATGAACTCCTCACTACGGTAGAGAGCAACGGCCATAACATCGCGACGGAGATCTTTGCCTGGGCACTGCGCAACAAGATCGACGTACTACTTTCCGAAAACGCGTCGGCGCTTCCCTGCCACCTCTCGATGGGACTCGGGATCAAGCTTGCGGTCGACTCCATGGACATCCCGGTGGTGACCCACGATCACGACTACGCGTGGGAGCGCGGCTCCCGATACGATTCGCCGTTCCAAGAGATTACAAGTCTGGTCCACGACACCTTTCCGCTGCGTTCGGATCCCCAGATCCGCCACGCAGTAATCAACTCCGCGGCCCAGCAGGAACTCAAGCAACGCTTCGACATCAATGCCCACGTGGTTCCGAACGTAATGGATTTCAAGCGACCATTTGGGGTAACGGACGAATACAACCGCGATCTCCTCAAAGAGATCGGCTTCGACCACAACGACATTCCGGTCTTCCAGATCACGCGAATCGTCGAGCGGAAGGGAATTGAGGTCGCGATTGATCTGATCGGGCAACTCGACGACCCGCGCATCAAGCTCGTCATCACGGGCAGCGCTGCGGACGACGAACGCAAGGGATACTTCAAGCGCCTTGTCGACCAGATCGCCCAACAGGGACTCGGCGATCGCGTTCGTTTCGCTTATCACCGTATTTTGTCCGACCGCGACCGTCTTCCCGACGGCCGCAAGATCTACTCCCTTTCCGACGCGTACGCGAGCAGCCTTGCGTGCACCTACTTCAGTACCTACGAGGGGTTCGGCAACGCATTTATCGAGACGATCCTCGCGAAGCGTCCTGTTTTTGTGAACAACTACAAGCCGGTCTTTTGGCCGGACATTGGGAGCAAGGGGTTCAAGTGCGTGATGCTCGAGAACAACCAGCTCACCGACGAGGTGCTCGAAGAAGTCGATGAAATTCTCCACAACCCCGAGTTGCGCAAGGAGATCACCGAGCATAACTTCCGACTTGGTCGCGAGCATTTTTCCTACGAGGTACTCCAGGACAAGCTCGAGGAGCTGTTCTCATTCTGAAATAGCGCAATTTTGCCCGCGTCCGGTGATCCGCAACAGCGTGAGTCTTAGGGGGCGAATTGGGCCAGCAGCGACACCCGCGCAGCGATGAGATGCTCGACTCGCTGCGCGAAGAAAATGTCACGACCTGGTTCGACCTGTGTCTATTTCTGGATCGCCTGCGAGAGAACCGACCGAGTCCCGCGTGCCAGCCCAGCGCGGATCTGCCTGCCTTCGAGCGAAACGTCGCGACCGGTATTGCCTTCATTACATTCGATATCGGGATCGACGGCGTCTCGATGGAGATTGCGAAGTACGCAGAAGCGCTGCGGCTGTTTCTCGGAAATCCCAGGATTCACTACATCGCAGGTCACTTCGAAGAGTTTTCGGACCACGTCATCAACCCCGAAGATACCTGGCACATCCTTCCAATCATTCAGGGATTCAATGATTGGCCGAGTTATCGCCACTTCTTCTCGCAAAAACTTGACCGAGGCGGGCCGCTCTACAACGAGTTGATCGGAAGGATCTGGTCCGAGGTGTTGAGCATCTGTGAGCAGCTGGGTGCGATCATCGAAGAACATGACATCCGCCTCCTCTATCTGGTGAACACGAATTCCAACCCCGGAAACGTCAGCCTTGGCCTGGCGACGGTCCTCGTCTCTGAATACCTGGGGATTCCCGTCGTCAATAATTGTCACGACTTCTACTGGGAGGACGGTGAAAGCGCGGTTGCGCGCGAAGTCGCAGGGACCTCCCGCGGCCCACGCGATCACTTTTTCACCAACTCACATGTGGGGGAGTTTTTCTCGGTGATCGAGATGCTCTACCCGTGGGAGTCGCGCAGCTGGGTATCGGCGTGCATCAACGCGACCCAGGTCGACGTACTGTGCAAACGCTTTGGTCACAATCCCGCGAACCTCGTTGAGATCGGAACCGCAATCGACACCCAGCACTTTAGAATACTCGACCGGCGCCGCACCAAGGATGCGTGGAAGCAGGTCGCGGATATCCTGAGTGACGGTCGCGTAAGGCTTCCCGCCCATGCGGTTGCCGATGTCATCAAAGAGGGACGGCTTGCGGCGGATATTCGCCGTCCGATGCTGATTGCCGGGACCAAGCAAGCGAACGTAGACTTTGCAAACGCGAACACAGTTCTCCTTCAACCCACCCGTATCATCTCACGCAAACGGATCGAGGTGAGCCTCAAGCTCATCGAAAAGCTATTCGGAATCTCACGCTTCCTGAACGCCTTTCTCGATCATCCCGAGAAGAAGCTCACACTCCTGGTCAGTGGCCCCGTGGCTCAGGGCCAAGATGCCTATCTGGAACGATTAGTCGGCGAGTTCTCGAAGTTCGTTGTTCGGCTTCCGAAGGCGGTACAAGGCCGGGTCTATCTCGCTTTCCTCTTCAGTGAATTCGATCATGCGGAATTTCGCGCCCAACAATCGGATCCGATTGAGATGCCTGAGCTCTACAACATCTCCTCCCTTGTCGTGTTGCCGAGCAAGACCGAAGGACGAGGCTTGCCCATCATCGAGTCCGCGGCGTGTGGTGTTCCGATTCTGACCCATCACTACGAACCCGCCGAGGTCTTCGCAGCGGTGATCGGTGAAACCCTTGCTCGCGAGGATCGCCTCGACGTCATCATCTTTCGAGGTACCAAGTTCAAGGACGCCATGGTCGAGAGGCTCTGTGAGCAATTGTTATCTCCCGATCGTCCAGAGGATATGCGCAGTCACAATCGTCGGGTCGTCGAGCGCCGATTCAGTCTCGCCGCTCTGACTCTGGATTTTGGACAGATACTTGAAAAGCTCCACCTTCAAATTCAGAAACCCAAGCGCTGGATGAAGTGTGCGGGCAATGCGATGGAGCGGTTCGCCGAGCGAGTCGCCGTGAAAAGTCCAGAACTCGACGCCTTGCTCGAGACTCGGCAACGCACGTATCTGCCCGGCTTCGGTCGCATGGGCCTCATGCTGATGCTGAAGTCGCTGATCGACCCCAGCTATTTCCGAATCGAGGAACAGCGCATGCGCGGAATGGCTTTCGAGTTTGCGAAGAGGCTGATGCGCGAGACGCCTGGGGCAGACGACCTGGACCTCGGGGATTGTGCGGACTTCTACAACGCCATAGACAGTCTCTTCTGGGTTCAAGCTGGCGAGATTCCGATTCAGGTCGATCACTCCCTTGCGTACCGACACCGGAGTCGCCGTCATCATCCCTATCGCGAGCTGACCCCCCAGGAACTTACTGGTGTCATTATCTCGATCCACCGGGAGGCGTTCGGTCCGATTCCATCGGTCGAGGTTGCGTACGATACTTCGCACCAAGTAGCGGATTGGCCCGCAATGGTGGCGCGGTGCTTCGGCGGCGGGATTCCCGAAATCGACGACCGGGACTTTCTCAACGAGCGCCTCCGCGAGGACGTTCCGGTTGCAATCTTCCCCGGAGCATTGACGGAGCACGAACTCGAGGTCTTTGTGCTCCAGACGGCGCGCATGCGGCTAGGCCTTGGAACCCATGACGAACTTCCGGCGGAGTTTCTCGCTCGAATCAGGCGCCTTGCACCGATCACGATAATCGAAAGACGGGACCCACTGCCTGGGGGGGTCAGCGCCGAGACGCTCGAGAAGTATTTGGTGGAGCGGGCGGACTGGGAACTCAAGCTGCTCTACGACACTGGAGTCTGTCGCGTCATCGCCAGCGAGCAGATGTCCGTAGGAATCGACTTCCGTCAACTCGGTGACGAAGCAACTCGGGTACTCGATGAGATTCGCGCAGCGGGAGGCTTCATCGTCGCGCTCTGTCCAGAGGCGGCGATGACCACCGATGCCGCAACACTGGACCGTTTTCACATCGGTTGCGCCACAGATCCGACGACGGCGAACATTCTCGGCATCGCGCTGGGCGCGGGCTATGTACAATGGTCACCTGCGGGTGTCCGTTCTACGCTCGCGTATCCGACACCAGTGCAGACCGCAAAGAGTCTCAGCGAAACGCTACACACCGGGCGATATGCGCGACTACGCAAGCGCCTTGGTGACTCCGCGCTGCGAAAGGCACTCTGCGAGGACGCGATCACTTGCGGTTCGCGGGTTGAAGACCTCATCGAACGTCTCGCGACCGTGAAGGGTTCTCAACCGGGGCGGGTGGAAGCCCATGCACTGAACGGCGTGTACAGCGATGGCTGTCCGTGGTCGGGCGTGATCGCGCGAGTCCCGCCCTCTCGCAGGGCGCTCCAGTACGAGATTCTCTCTTCCAACAAGGGCAACCAGACCGTGCCCGAATTCGTGCGTCGCTTTGATAAGTCTGCTGACCGCCGCGCACAAATCGCGTGGAATGGCGGCTACATCCTGAACGCAGAGCTGGTGGGAAAGCTCGGTCTCCCCGAGAGTTACATCGGCTCTCCCCTGGGATTGATCATTTCGCAGCAGCGGCTGCTGAGTCCACCGCTGTTCGAAAAGCCTGCGTTTCTGGTCGGAGAAGATCGAACACTCTCGATTCGTCGCGTGAGTTGCAAACAAGGGCTGACCCTGCGAGCCGGACGAACCACCATCGAACTCGGCCCAGAAACTCGCAATCTCGCCAAGCCCGGATCTGATCCGTGCTTCTACGACCTCTTCTACGATGCACCGACACTGCCCGGAGACGGCCGATCGCTCGTACGACTGGTAGGCAATCGAATCATGGAAATCGTGAATACGAAGTCGGGTGAACATCCGCCAGTGCTCCCGGTTGGCCTGGTGGTTTCGTTCTCGGCAAAGAGTGTTCCGAACAGCTGGAAGGTTGGACGGGCTCTCGCAATCGAGATCGTTGGACTCACGGGCATCGGGAATGCGGTGGAGGCTGGACCCCTGCTGCTCGCCGAGGGCAAGATCGCGGTCGACATGGAACGGGAGGGATGGAAGACGCGAACCTCCATTCAGTCCCAAGCCGCTCGCATCGACTACCTCGACATGCGCGGGCCAAAAATTGCGATCGGGCTCGACGACCAGGGCACTCTGGTTGTTCTTGCGGTGAACGGCCGCATTCGCGAGTCAGTCGGTGCGACCCACATCGAAATGGCGGAGATCCTGCTCGAGCAGGGCATGCGGAGCGCGATGGGATTTGATCCCGGTGG
This portion of the Myxococcales bacterium genome encodes:
- a CDS encoding amidohydrolase family protein, with the translated sequence MKFQFIMFTACVSMLLAATSDAQGAEPSAEVVVLRGGWLFDGIADARIRNTGIVIRDGKFSEVGADLKGRKFPKARVIDLDDDATILPGMFDLHAHYNLDLVDAGRAEEMRNNAMLFLANGVTATWSAGEFYPERVIAARSRIDRGEEVGTRIFNSGPYFGAFRCEYQIETAADDCKAWPNDITEAEIRREVDYWAKRGVTSIKIKQSTPEETRILIDQAHKNGMTATGHLANYKDVYDVHARDAIAMKIDRLEHWITLEEGGEEKSELSEMIALFLDHGVYFDANLQMYGEGKLRNDPALDMVWTDEGRFFTPYTRKLLKKRVAADPSFETGQSSDFPQRVVEFKAFYDAGGGPLMLVGTDEPVYNLLLPAFAYHRELLAMVWAGMPPVAVLKAATINGARALGVDDRLGSIEVGKLADLFVANGNPLAEITAARDIHLVIKDGVVYRPEDLFAAAENQIGPSGPDDHEAWTLRVTPLVRIKF
- a CDS encoding CDGSH iron-sulfur domain-containing protein; amino-acid sequence: MKTPVIAQRAPISIDVEAGKVYFWCACGRSQKQPFCDGSHKGTEFTPIKYEAEEATAVFFCCCKHSKSAPICDGSHKTLEGR
- a CDS encoding YIP1 family protein, which translates into the protein MIRAAKLDAQLYEEVEADQGAMGQARAVVILSAVAAGIGNFSQGGIGGIVVLSVAALVSWYIWAFLTYMIGTRLLPEPGTRADLGELLRTLGFASAPGLIRVLGIVPGFTQIVFTVASIWMLIAMVIAVRQALDYESTPRAVGVCVIGWIVQAILLVLVFSMIGGAPA
- a CDS encoding CoA transferase, translated to MAGPLGHIRVLELSRILAGPWASQTLADLGASVIKVERPGVGDDTRSWGPPFVKRGEQGDGAGTTDAAYFLCTNRGKRSITVDFTKPEGQEIVNQLAQSSDVLIENFKPGGLERYGLDYESLKKLNHRLVYCSITGFGQTGPYHNRPGYDFLIQGMGGLMSVTGQPDDEPGGEPMKVGLAVADLFTGLYAVIAIQGALAHVELKGEGQYIDLALLDVQLAVMANQASNYLATGTPPGRLGNAHPNIVPYHAFATSDGFVILAVGNDAQFARFCEVAGQPELATDERYVTNSLRVKNREELLPVLQTIFCDRSSLQWIGDLEAVGVPCGPINSMGAVFDDPQIRSRGMQIEIEDDVTGTTPGVASPIKYSKTPLSHTQAPPSLGQHTDEILREVHGYTQAEIDGLRTKGVI
- a CDS encoding glycosyltransferase family 4 protein, whose product is MEIPPPADLYPMLEATKVAHHEQGRDIVNIGMIIGRIGDVDGVALEAEKWIQVLERLGHQVFILSGRFKGHPVPLERETHLPILSFFSPECEWEQNRAFFFPPDDPDELLTTVESNGHNIATEIFAWALRNKIDVLLSENASALPCHLSMGLGIKLAVDSMDIPVVTHDHDYAWERGSRYDSPFQEITSLVHDTFPLRSDPQIRHAVINSAAQQELKQRFDINAHVVPNVMDFKRPFGVTDEYNRDLLKEIGFDHNDIPVFQITRIVERKGIEVAIDLIGQLDDPRIKLVITGSAADDERKGYFKRLVDQIAQQGLGDRVRFAYHRILSDRDRLPDGRKIYSLSDAYASSLACTYFSTYEGFGNAFIETILAKRPVFVNNYKPVFWPDIGSKGFKCVMLENNQLTDEVLEEVDEILHNPELRKEITEHNFRLGREHFSYEVLQDKLEELFSF
- a CDS encoding phosphodiester glycosidase family protein; this encodes MGQQRHPRSDEMLDSLREENVTTWFDLCLFLDRLRENRPSPACQPSADLPAFERNVATGIAFITFDIGIDGVSMEIAKYAEALRLFLGNPRIHYIAGHFEEFSDHVINPEDTWHILPIIQGFNDWPSYRHFFSQKLDRGGPLYNELIGRIWSEVLSICEQLGAIIEEHDIRLLYLVNTNSNPGNVSLGLATVLVSEYLGIPVVNNCHDFYWEDGESAVAREVAGTSRGPRDHFFTNSHVGEFFSVIEMLYPWESRSWVSACINATQVDVLCKRFGHNPANLVEIGTAIDTQHFRILDRRRTKDAWKQVADILSDGRVRLPAHAVADVIKEGRLAADIRRPMLIAGTKQANVDFANANTVLLQPTRIISRKRIEVSLKLIEKLFGISRFLNAFLDHPEKKLTLLVSGPVAQGQDAYLERLVGEFSKFVVRLPKAVQGRVYLAFLFSEFDHAEFRAQQSDPIEMPELYNISSLVVLPSKTEGRGLPIIESAACGVPILTHHYEPAEVFAAVIGETLAREDRLDVIIFRGTKFKDAMVERLCEQLLSPDRPEDMRSHNRRVVERRFSLAALTLDFGQILEKLHLQIQKPKRWMKCAGNAMERFAERVAVKSPELDALLETRQRTYLPGFGRMGLMLMLKSLIDPSYFRIEEQRMRGMAFEFAKRLMRETPGADDLDLGDCADFYNAIDSLFWVQAGEIPIQVDHSLAYRHRSRRHHPYRELTPQELTGVIISIHREAFGPIPSVEVAYDTSHQVADWPAMVARCFGGGIPEIDDRDFLNERLREDVPVAIFPGALTEHELEVFVLQTARMRLGLGTHDELPAEFLARIRRLAPITIIERRDPLPGGVSAETLEKYLVERADWELKLLYDTGVCRVIASEQMSVGIDFRQLGDEATRVLDEIRAAGGFIVALCPEAAMTTDAATLDRFHIGCATDPTTANILGIALGAGYVQWSPAGVRSTLAYPTPVQTAKSLSETLHTGRYARLRKRLGDSALRKALCEDAITCGSRVEDLIERLATVKGSQPGRVEAHALNGVYSDGCPWSGVIARVPPSRRALQYEILSSNKGNQTVPEFVRRFDKSADRRAQIAWNGGYILNAELVGKLGLPESYIGSPLGLIISQQRLLSPPLFEKPAFLVGEDRTLSIRRVSCKQGLTLRAGRTTIELGPETRNLAKPGSDPCFYDLFYDAPTLPGDGRSLVRLVGNRIMEIVNTKSGEHPPVLPVGLVVSFSAKSVPNSWKVGRALAIEIVGLTGIGNAVEAGPLLLAEGKIAVDMEREGWKTRTSIQSQAARIDYLDMRGPKIAIGLDDQGTLVVLAVNGRIRESVGATHIEMAEILLEQGMRSAMGFDPGGSATLVVNGETLNISPYNRDYERNVYSLSPEPRSVANAVVGY